The proteins below come from a single Streptococcus canis genomic window:
- the recO gene encoding DNA repair protein RecO, whose protein sequence is MQLNESLGIVLFNRNYREDDKLVKIFTETAGKRMFFVKHISRSKLASVVQPLTVADFIFKLNESGLSYINDYNQVDTYRYINEDLFRLSYASYVVALADAAISDNEPDPHLFAFLKKTLDLMEEGLDYEILTNIFEVQVLERFGISINFHDCAFCHRVGLPFDFSHQYSGVLCPEHYHKDERRNHLDPNVIYLLDRFQTIQFEELRTISLKDDMKRKLRHFIDELYHDYVGLQLKSKIFIDDLSKWGNIMKQKD, encoded by the coding sequence ATGCAGTTAAACGAGTCTTTGGGGATTGTCCTTTTTAATAGGAATTATCGGGAAGATGATAAATTGGTCAAGATTTTTACGGAGACGGCTGGGAAACGCATGTTTTTCGTAAAACATATTAGTCGTTCTAAACTTGCTTCGGTGGTTCAGCCCTTGACTGTTGCTGACTTTATCTTTAAGTTAAATGAGTCAGGTCTTTCCTACATTAATGATTATAATCAGGTGGATACTTATCGGTACATTAATGAAGATCTCTTTCGACTATCTTATGCAAGCTATGTGGTGGCTTTGGCAGATGCTGCTATTTCGGACAATGAACCTGATCCTCATTTATTTGCTTTTTTGAAAAAGACCCTTGATTTGATGGAAGAGGGGTTAGATTATGAGATTTTAACCAATATTTTTGAAGTTCAAGTGTTAGAACGGTTTGGAATTAGCATTAATTTTCATGACTGTGCTTTTTGTCATCGTGTGGGTCTGCCATTTGATTTTTCACATCAGTATTCAGGAGTGCTTTGTCCAGAACATTATCATAAAGATGAACGTCGTAATCATCTAGATCCCAATGTGATTTATTTGTTAGATCGTTTTCAAACCATTCAGTTTGAGGAGTTAAGGACCATTTCTTTGAAGGATGATATGAAAAGAAAGCTTCGTCATTTTATTGATGAATTGTATCACGATTATGTAGGGCTTCAGTTGAAAAGCAAGATCTTTATTGACGATTTGAGTAAATGGGGTAACATTATGAAACAAAAGGATTAA
- the purF gene encoding amidophosphoribosyltransferase: MTYEIKSLNEECGVFGIWGHPQAAQVTYFGLHSLQHRGQEGAGIISNDKGQLHQHRDTGLLSDVFKNQADLEQLTGQAAIGHVRYATAGTASIDNIQPFLYQFTNAQFGLCHNGNLTNALSLKKELEREGAIFNASSDTEILMHLIRRSHHPAFLGKVKEALNTVKGGFAYLLMTEDKLIAALDPNGFRPLSIGQMKNGAWVVSSETCAFEVIGAQWVRDVKPGELIIIDDSGITYDQYTTATQLAICSMEYVYFARPDSTIYGVNVHTARKQMGKRLAQEFQHKADIVVGVPNSSLSAAMGFAEESGLPNEMGLVKNQYTQRTFIQPTQELREQGVRMKLSAVSGVVKGKRVVMVDDSIVRGTTSRRIVNLLREAGATEVHVAIGSPELKFPCFYGIDIQTRRELISANHTAAEVCDIIGADSLTYLSLDGMIEAIGLDTDAPKGGLCVAYFDGEYPTPLYDYKDEYLRSLEEQTSFYIEKVK; encoded by the coding sequence GTGACATACGAAATAAAATCTCTTAACGAAGAATGTGGTGTCTTTGGAATATGGGGGCACCCTCAAGCGGCTCAAGTAACCTATTTTGGACTTCACAGTCTTCAACACCGTGGCCAAGAAGGTGCGGGTATCATTTCTAATGATAAAGGACAGCTGCATCAACATCGTGATACGGGACTGCTATCAGATGTTTTTAAAAATCAGGCTGATTTAGAACAGTTAACTGGTCAGGCAGCCATTGGGCATGTCCGTTATGCCACAGCTGGTACTGCTTCTATTGATAATATTCAGCCTTTTCTCTATCAGTTTACAAATGCCCAATTTGGGCTTTGTCATAATGGTAATTTGACGAATGCGCTCTCCTTGAAAAAAGAATTAGAGCGAGAAGGTGCTATTTTTAATGCCTCATCAGATACTGAAATTTTGATGCATTTGATACGTCGAAGCCATCATCCAGCATTTCTTGGGAAGGTCAAAGAAGCCCTCAACACTGTTAAAGGGGGCTTTGCTTACCTCCTTATGACAGAGGATAAATTGATCGCTGCCCTTGATCCAAATGGTTTCAGGCCTTTATCTATTGGTCAAATGAAAAATGGTGCTTGGGTTGTTTCTTCAGAAACCTGTGCGTTTGAAGTGATTGGAGCCCAGTGGGTCCGTGATGTAAAGCCGGGAGAATTAATTATTATTGATGATTCTGGTATTACTTATGACCAGTACACAACAGCTACCCAATTAGCGATTTGTTCAATGGAATACGTCTATTTTGCTCGGCCTGATTCAACCATCTATGGTGTGAATGTTCATACGGCTCGTAAGCAGATGGGAAAAAGGCTGGCGCAGGAATTCCAACATAAGGCTGATATTGTTGTTGGTGTTCCCAACTCGTCCTTATCGGCAGCCATGGGATTTGCTGAAGAATCCGGTTTACCAAACGAAATGGGACTGGTCAAAAATCAATACACGCAGAGGACCTTTATTCAACCAACCCAAGAATTGCGAGAACAAGGTGTTCGCATGAAGTTATCAGCGGTGTCGGGCGTGGTCAAAGGAAAACGAGTGGTCATGGTGGATGATTCTATTGTGAGAGGAACCACATCGCGACGCATTGTTAACTTGCTTCGTGAAGCAGGCGCTACAGAGGTCCATGTGGCAATCGGTAGTCCTGAACTCAAATTCCCTTGCTTTTATGGTATTGATATTCAAACGCGCCGTGAGTTGATTTCAGCTAATCATACCGCGGCAGAAGTGTGCGATATTATTGGAGCAGACAGTCTCACATATCTCTCCTTAGATGGTATGATTGAAGCTATTGGACTTGATACAGACGCTCCAAAAGGAGGTCTTTGCGTGGCCTATTTTGATGGGGAGTATCCAACTCCTTTGTATGATTATAAAGATGAATATTTGCGCAGTTTGGAAGAACAAACCAGTTTTTACATTGAAAAAGTGAAGTAA
- the purN gene encoding phosphoribosylglycinamide formyltransferase has protein sequence MANKIAVFASGNGSNFQVIAENFPVAFVFSDHRDAYVLERAQNLGVKSYVFELNEFETKVAYEEKVVQLLEEHKIDLVCLAGYMKIVGPTLLEAYEGQIINIHPTYLPDFPGAHGIEDAWQAGVTQSGVTIHWVDSGVDTGEIIKQVRVPRLANDTFQNFEKRIHEAEYELYPKVLDRLGVERR, from the coding sequence ATGGCTAACAAAATTGCCGTCTTTGCTTCTGGAAACGGCTCTAATTTTCAAGTGATTGCTGAGAATTTTCCAGTTGCATTTGTTTTTTCAGACCATCGTGATGCTTACGTGCTTGAACGTGCTCAGAATCTTGGTGTGAAGAGTTACGTTTTTGAACTCAACGAATTTGAGACTAAAGTTGCTTACGAAGAAAAAGTGGTGCAGCTTCTTGAGGAACATAAGATTGATTTGGTCTGTCTAGCGGGTTACATGAAAATTGTTGGACCAACCTTACTAGAGGCTTACGAAGGTCAAATCATCAACATTCATCCAACTTATCTACCTGACTTTCCGGGTGCCCATGGCATAGAAGATGCTTGGCAAGCAGGAGTCACCCAATCAGGTGTTACCATCCATTGGGTGGATAGTGGTGTTGATACTGGTGAGATTATCAAGCAGGTGCGTGTGCCGCGCTTGGCTAATGATACTTTTCAAAATTTTGAAAAAAGAATTCATGAGGCAGAATATGAGCTTTATCCAAAGGTTTTGGATAGGTTAGGTGTTGAAAGAAGATAG
- the purM gene encoding phosphoribosylformylglycinamidine cyclo-ligase, protein MEKKNAYANAGVDVEAGYEVVERIKKHVVRTKRAGVMGALGGFGGMFDLSQTGAKEPVLISGTDGVGTKLMLAIKYGKHDTIGQDCVAMCVNDIIAAGAEPLYFLDYIATGKNEPAKLEQVVAGVAEGCVQAGCALIGGETAEMPDMYGEDDYDLAGFAVGIAEKSQIIDGSRVAEGDILLGLASSGIHSNGYSLVRRVFENYTGDERLPELEGKMLKEVLLEPTRIYVKAVLPLIKGELVNGIAHITGGGFTENIPRMFAENLAAEIDESKVPVRPIFKALEKYGNIKHEEMFDIFNMGIGLVLAVNPENVDRVKELLDEPVYKIGRVVTKTSASVVISNG, encoded by the coding sequence ATGGAAAAGAAAAACGCATACGCTAACGCGGGTGTGGACGTTGAAGCTGGCTATGAGGTTGTAGAACGTATCAAAAAACATGTAGTGCGTACGAAACGAGCTGGTGTCATGGGAGCACTGGGTGGTTTTGGAGGTATGTTTGACCTCAGTCAAACGGGTGCCAAAGAGCCAGTTTTGATTTCCGGTACAGACGGTGTGGGAACCAAGCTTATGTTGGCTATTAAATATGGAAAACACGATACGATTGGCCAGGACTGTGTGGCCATGTGTGTTAACGACATTATCGCTGCTGGAGCGGAACCACTTTATTTCCTAGACTATATTGCGACTGGTAAAAATGAACCTGCTAAGTTAGAGCAGGTTGTGGCAGGTGTAGCGGAAGGTTGTGTTCAAGCAGGTTGCGCCCTTATTGGTGGCGAAACTGCGGAGATGCCTGATATGTATGGCGAAGACGATTATGATTTAGCAGGTTTTGCGGTTGGAATTGCTGAAAAATCTCAAATCATTGACGGCTCAAGAGTAGCTGAAGGAGATATTCTTTTAGGACTTGCTTCAAGCGGTATTCATTCAAATGGTTATTCGCTGGTTCGCCGTGTTTTTGAGAATTACACTGGTGATGAAAGGCTGCCTGAACTTGAAGGCAAAATGCTTAAGGAGGTTCTGCTTGAACCCACACGTATCTATGTCAAAGCAGTTCTACCATTAATCAAGGGAGAATTGGTTAACGGTATCGCTCATATCACTGGTGGCGGCTTCACTGAGAATATTCCACGTATGTTTGCTGAGAATCTAGCTGCTGAAATTGATGAGAGCAAGGTTCCAGTTCGACCTATTTTTAAAGCTTTGGAAAAGTACGGCAACATCAAACACGAGGAAATGTTTGACATCTTCAATATGGGAATAGGCCTTGTTTTAGCAGTTAATCCCGAAAATGTGGATAGAGTAAAAGAACTACTTGATGAACCAGTCTATAAGATCGGCCGTGTCGTCACAAAAACTAGCGCTAGTGTGGTGATTTCGAATGGCTAA
- a CDS encoding phosphopantetheine-binding protein produces MTREAILEKLVALIQKQRSHLDIAITEETSLKDDLAVDSIELVEFVINIEDEFHIAIPDEDVDNMVSMGDMLDYLVKRLA; encoded by the coding sequence ATGACTAGAGAAGCTATTTTAGAAAAATTAGTTGCACTAATCCAAAAGCAAAGAAGTCATTTAGACATAGCTATTACGGAAGAGACTAGTTTAAAAGATGATTTAGCCGTTGACTCTATTGAATTGGTTGAATTTGTGATTAATATCGAGGACGAATTTCATATTGCTATTCCAGATGAAGATGTTGATAATATGGTCTCTATGGGGGATATGCTAGATTATTTGGTTAAGCGTTTGGCTTAA
- the plsX gene encoding phosphate acyltransferase PlsX: MKKIAIDAMGGDNAPKAIVEGVNQAIETFSDIEIQLYGDQSKIDAYLVQSDRVSVIHTDEKIHSDDEPAKAIRRKKQASMVLAAKAVKEGQAEAILSAGNTGALLAAGLFVVGRIKGVDRPGLLSTIPTTSGKGFDMLDLGANAENTAAHLHQYAILGSFYAKNVRGIAKPRVGLLNNGTEATKGDSLRKETYDLLAADDSLTFVGNVEARDLMSGVADVVVADGFTGNAVLKSMEGTAMSIMGQLKQAIKSGGLKAKIGALLLKDSLYEMKNSLDYSSAGGAVLFGLRAPVVKSHGSSDAKAIFSTIKQVRTMLETNVVGQLVDEFAKEVENND; the protein is encoded by the coding sequence ATGAAGAAAATTGCAATAGATGCTATGGGCGGTGATAACGCTCCCAAAGCCATCGTTGAAGGTGTTAATCAGGCGATAGAAACTTTTTCAGATATTGAAATTCAACTTTACGGTGATCAATCCAAGATTGATGCTTATCTTGTTCAGTCGGACCGTGTTTCTGTTATTCATACAGACGAGAAAATTCATTCAGATGATGAGCCTGCAAAAGCTATTCGTCGGAAAAAACAGGCTTCAATGGTTTTAGCTGCTAAGGCTGTAAAAGAAGGTCAGGCAGAAGCTATTCTCTCAGCAGGGAACACTGGTGCGCTGTTAGCAGCAGGCTTATTTGTTGTGGGTCGTATCAAGGGTGTTGATCGCCCAGGATTGTTGTCAACGATTCCAACAACAAGTGGTAAAGGATTTGATATGCTAGATTTGGGTGCCAATGCTGAAAATACGGCAGCTCATTTGCATCAATATGCTATTTTAGGTTCTTTCTATGCTAAGAATGTACGTGGGATTGCTAAGCCTCGTGTTGGTCTATTAAACAATGGAACTGAGGCTACAAAAGGAGATTCACTTCGTAAGGAAACTTATGACCTTTTGGCTGCAGATGATAGTTTAACCTTTGTTGGTAATGTCGAGGCGCGTGATTTGATGTCAGGTGTTGCGGATGTTGTAGTGGCAGATGGTTTCACAGGAAACGCTGTGTTGAAATCCATGGAGGGGACTGCGATGAGTATTATGGGACAACTCAAGCAGGCTATTAAGTCAGGTGGTCTGAAAGCAAAAATAGGTGCCCTTCTCTTGAAAGATAGTCTTTATGAGATGAAGAATTCTTTAGATTATTCTAGCGCTGGTGGTGCTGTCTTATTTGGTTTGAGAGCACCTGTTGTGAAATCACATGGCTCTAGTGATGCCAAGGCTATTTTTTCAACAATTAAACAAGTGCGCACCATGCTAGAGACAAATGTTGTGGGACAATTGGTAGATGAATTTGCTAAGGAGGTTGAAAATAATGACTAG
- the purC gene encoding phosphoribosylaminoimidazolesuccinocarboxamide synthase: MKANQLIYSGKAKDLYTTEDEHVILSVYKDQATMLNGARKEMIEGKGRLNNAISSLIFEKLNTVGVATHFLKRLSETEQLMKKVDIIPLEVVLRNVAAGSFSKRFGIEEGLVLETPIIEFYYKKDELDDPFINDEHISFLKIASKEDIAYIKTETRRINDYLTSWFKQVGLQLIDFKLEFGFAKNGKIILADEFSPDNCRLWDADGHHMDKDVFRRNLGSLTAVYETVLEKLQTLD; this comes from the coding sequence ATGAAGGCTAACCAACTTATTTATTCAGGTAAAGCAAAGGACCTTTATACCACAGAAGATGAGCATGTGATTTTGTCGGTTTACAAAGATCAAGCAACGATGCTCAATGGTGCTCGTAAGGAGATGATTGAAGGGAAGGGGCGGTTAAATAATGCCATCTCTTCTTTGATTTTTGAAAAACTAAATACTGTTGGTGTGGCCACACATTTTTTAAAGCGTTTGTCAGAAACCGAACAATTAATGAAAAAAGTTGATATTATTCCCTTAGAGGTTGTGTTGCGTAATGTGGCAGCCGGGTCATTTTCAAAACGGTTTGGCATTGAAGAGGGACTTGTTTTAGAGACACCTATTATTGAATTCTATTATAAAAAGGATGAGTTGGACGACCCATTCATTAATGATGAACACATTAGCTTTTTAAAGATTGCTAGTAAAGAGGATATTGCTTATATCAAGACAGAAACCCGTCGTATCAATGATTACCTCACTTCCTGGTTTAAACAAGTTGGCCTTCAATTGATAGATTTTAAATTGGAATTTGGGTTTGCCAAGAATGGCAAGATTATTTTAGCTGATGAATTTTCACCAGATAACTGTCGTCTTTGGGATGCTGATGGTCATCACATGGATAAGGATGTTTTTCGTAGAAATCTAGGTAGTTTGACAGCTGTTTATGAGACTGTCTTAGAAAAATTGCAAACATTAGATTAG
- a CDS encoding ribose-phosphate diphosphokinase gives MSYSDLKLFALSSNKELAEKVASAMGIQLGKSTVRQFSDGEIQVNIEESIRGHHVFILQSTSSPVNDNLMEILIMVDALKRASAEKISVVMPYYGYARQDRKARSREPITSKLVANMLEVAGVDRLLTVDLHAAQIQGFFDIPVDHLMGAPLIADYFDRHGLVGEDVVVVSPDHGGVTRARKLAQFLQTPIAIIDKRRSVDKMNTSEVMNIIGNVEGKKCILIDDMIDTAGTICHAADALAEAGATAVYASCTHPVLSGPALDNIQRSAIEKLIVLDTIYLPEERLIDKIEQISIADLVAEAIIRIHEKRPLSPLFEMGN, from the coding sequence ATGTCTTATTCTGATTTAAAATTGTTTGCCTTATCGTCAAACAAGGAATTAGCAGAAAAAGTTGCGTCTGCAATGGGGATTCAACTTGGGAAGTCTACTGTTCGCCAATTTTCAGATGGTGAAATTCAAGTAAACATTGAAGAATCGATTCGTGGTCATCACGTCTTTATTTTGCAATCAACTAGTTCACCGGTCAATGATAACTTGATGGAAATCCTGATTATGGTTGATGCCTTAAAACGTGCTAGTGCAGAAAAGATTTCAGTTGTAATGCCTTACTATGGTTATGCACGTCAAGACCGTAAAGCACGTTCTCGTGAACCGATTACTTCTAAATTAGTTGCTAATATGTTAGAAGTTGCTGGTGTTGATCGCTTATTAACGGTTGATTTGCATGCTGCTCAAATTCAAGGGTTCTTTGATATTCCTGTTGATCACTTAATGGGTGCTCCGTTAATTGCAGATTATTTTGATCGTCATGGTCTGGTGGGTGAAGATGTTGTTGTTGTTAGTCCTGACCATGGCGGTGTGACGCGTGCTCGTAAATTGGCACAATTCCTCCAAACACCAATTGCAATTATTGACAAACGCCGTAGTGTGGATAAGATGAATACTAGTGAGGTCATGAATATTATCGGTAATGTTGAAGGTAAGAAATGTATCTTGATTGATGATATGATCGATACAGCAGGGACTATTTGTCATGCGGCAGATGCTCTTGCTGAGGCTGGTGCAACAGCTGTTTATGCCTCATGTACGCACCCAGTGCTTTCTGGACCAGCGCTTGATAATATCCAACGATCAGCTATTGAAAAATTAATTGTTCTTGATACTATTTACCTTCCAGAAGAACGTTTAATTGACAAGATTGAACAAATTTCGATTGCAGATTTGGTTGCAGAAGCCATTATTCGTATTCATGAAAAACGTCCATTGTCCCCCTTATTTGAGATGGGGAATTAA
- a CDS encoding phosphoribosylformylglycinamidine synthase produces the protein MDKRIFVEKKANFGIKSESLVKELTHNLQLTSLTKLRMIQVYDVFDLAEDLYDRAEKHLFSEQVTDCVLTEDAINTELVNNTFFAIESLPGQFDQRAVSAQEALLLLGSNSKVTVHTAQLYLVNKDILATELEAVKNYLLNPVDSRFKDITKSIVRHDFSESDKTIPTLDFFETYTVEELAGYKAEQGLAMEVDDIVFIQKYFKSIGRVPTETELRVLDTYWSDHCRHTTFETELRNIDFSASKFQKQLQASYDKYIAMRDELGRSDKPQTLMDMATIFGRYERANGRLDDMEVSDEINACSVEIDVDVDGMKEPWLLMFKNETHNHPTEIEPFGGAATCIGGAIRDPLSGRSYVYQAMRISGAGDITTPIAETRAGKLPQQVISKIAAHGYSSYGNQIGLATIYVKEYFHPGFVAKRMELGAVVGAVPKENVVREKPVAGDVVILLGGKTGRDGIGGATGSSKVQTVASVETAGAEVQKGNAIEERKIQRLFRNGKVTRLIKKSNDFGAGGVCVAIGELADGLEIDLDKVPLKYQGLNGTEIAISESQERMAVVVRLEDADVFIAECAKENIAAVVVATVTDKPSLVMTWNGQTIVDLERSFLDTNGVRVVVDAKVIDKAVNLPEKRTTSIATLETDTLAVLSDLNHASQKGLQTIFDSSVGRSTINHPIGGRYQITPTEASVQKLPVQHGVTTTASAIAQGYNPYIAEWSPYHGAAYAVIEATARLVATGANWSQARFSYQEYFERMDKQAERFGQPVSALLGSIEAQFQLGLPSIGGKDSMSGTFEELTVPPTLVAFGVTTADSRRVLSPEFKVAGQYIYYIPGQAISEDIDFDLIKSNFETFAAIQDSYTITSASAVKYGGVIESLALAIFGNRIGATVELAELDSSLTAQLGGFIFTSTQEIADAIKIGETTVDFTLTVNGQVLGGEVLLAAFEDRLEDVYPTTFHQSQALEEVPVVVSDVAVRTKEIVEKPLVYIPVFPGTNSEYDSAKAFEQAGADVNLVPFVTLNQAAIEQSVDIMVDNIKEANIIFFAGGFSAADEPDGSAKFIVNILLNEKVRSAIDSFIEKGGLLIGICNGFQALVKSGLLPYGNFAEAGDTSPTLFYNDANQHVAKMVETRIANTNSPWLAGVHVGDVHAIAVSHGEGKFIVTPEEFAVLRDNGQIFSQYVDGNGQPSMDSKYNPNGSMNAIEGITSRNGQIIGKMGHSERWEDGLFQNIPGNKDQKLFESAVRYFTGK, from the coding sequence ATGGACAAACGTATTTTCGTTGAGAAAAAAGCCAATTTTGGCATTAAATCAGAGTCGCTTGTTAAAGAATTGACTCACAATCTTCAATTAACCAGTTTGACAAAACTTCGTATGATTCAAGTTTATGATGTTTTTGATTTGGCGGAGGACTTGTATGATCGAGCAGAGAAACATCTTTTTTCTGAACAGGTGACAGATTGTGTTTTGACTGAGGATGCTATCAATACAGAACTGGTTAATAATACTTTCTTTGCTATTGAAAGTTTACCTGGACAATTTGACCAACGAGCAGTATCTGCTCAGGAAGCTCTGCTATTGCTTGGAAGTAACAGTAAAGTGACCGTTCATACGGCTCAATTGTATTTGGTTAATAAGGATATTCTGGCAACAGAGTTGGAAGCAGTCAAAAATTATCTGCTCAATCCGGTTGATTCACGTTTTAAAGATATTACAAAAAGTATTGTTCGACATGACTTTTCTGAGTCAGATAAAACGATTCCAACTTTGGATTTTTTTGAGACCTATACGGTGGAAGAGTTGGCAGGCTATAAGGCTGAGCAGGGCTTGGCCATGGAAGTTGATGATATTGTCTTTATTCAGAAGTATTTTAAATCCATTGGCCGTGTACCAACGGAAACAGAATTGAGGGTTTTAGATACTTATTGGTCTGATCATTGTCGTCACACGACTTTTGAAACTGAGTTGAGAAACATTGATTTCTCAGCTTCTAAGTTTCAAAAGCAATTGCAAGCAAGCTATGACAAATACATTGCCATGCGAGATGAATTAGGGCGTTCTGACAAGCCGCAGACGCTTATGGATATGGCAACGATCTTTGGTCGTTACGAGCGTGCCAATGGCCGTCTGGACGATATGGAAGTGTCTGACGAGATCAATGCTTGTTCGGTTGAAATAGATGTGGACGTTGATGGTATGAAAGAGCCGTGGCTTCTCATGTTTAAAAACGAAACCCATAATCACCCAACGGAAATTGAGCCATTTGGTGGGGCGGCGACTTGTATTGGTGGCGCTATTCGTGACCCATTGTCAGGACGTTCCTATGTTTATCAGGCCATGCGTATTTCAGGTGCAGGTGATATTACAACACCAATCGCAGAGACGCGCGCTGGGAAATTGCCCCAACAAGTGATTTCAAAAATAGCAGCTCATGGTTATTCTTCATACGGGAACCAAATCGGACTTGCGACAATCTATGTCAAAGAATATTTCCACCCAGGTTTTGTGGCTAAGCGCATGGAACTAGGAGCTGTGGTCGGTGCTGTACCGAAGGAAAATGTGGTCCGTGAAAAACCTGTGGCTGGTGATGTGGTCATTCTCCTTGGTGGGAAAACGGGACGTGATGGTATCGGTGGGGCAACAGGTTCTTCAAAAGTCCAAACGGTGGCATCAGTGGAAACGGCTGGTGCAGAAGTTCAAAAAGGGAATGCCATTGAAGAGCGTAAGATTCAACGCCTTTTCCGAAATGGGAAGGTGACACGTCTTATCAAGAAATCAAATGACTTTGGTGCGGGTGGTGTCTGTGTAGCCATCGGTGAACTGGCTGATGGTCTAGAAATTGATTTGGACAAGGTGCCGCTCAAGTACCAAGGGCTTAATGGAACTGAAATTGCTATTTCAGAATCACAGGAGCGCATGGCAGTGGTTGTCCGTCTAGAAGATGCTGATGTTTTTATTGCAGAATGTGCTAAAGAAAATATTGCTGCTGTCGTTGTAGCAACGGTTACTGATAAACCAAGTCTTGTGATGACTTGGAATGGGCAAACGATTGTTGATCTTGAGCGGAGCTTTCTAGATACTAATGGTGTCCGTGTCGTTGTTGATGCTAAAGTCATTGACAAGGCCGTCAACTTGCCAGAAAAACGGACGACATCAATAGCAACACTTGAAACAGATACGCTTGCTGTGCTTTCAGACCTCAATCACGCTTCTCAGAAAGGTCTCCAAACTATTTTTGATTCTTCTGTCGGGCGTTCAACGATTAATCACCCTATTGGTGGACGTTATCAAATAACACCGACAGAAGCTTCTGTTCAAAAGTTACCTGTTCAACATGGTGTGACGACAACAGCCTCAGCCATTGCTCAAGGATACAATCCTTATATTGCAGAGTGGTCACCATATCACGGAGCAGCCTATGCTGTCATTGAAGCGACAGCTCGTTTGGTAGCGACTGGTGCAAACTGGTCTCAAGCTCGCTTTTCATACCAAGAATATTTTGAGCGTATGGACAAGCAGGCGGAGCGTTTTGGGCAACCTGTTTCAGCTCTGCTTGGTTCTATTGAAGCACAATTTCAACTGGGCTTGCCATCCATTGGTGGGAAAGACTCCATGTCTGGAACCTTTGAAGAATTAACAGTCCCGCCGACACTAGTTGCCTTCGGGGTGACGACTGCAGATTCACGACGGGTGCTTTCGCCTGAATTCAAAGTGGCTGGTCAATATATTTACTACATTCCTGGTCAAGCCATCTCTGAAGACATTGATTTTGACCTCATTAAGTCTAATTTTGAAACATTTGCAGCTATTCAAGACAGCTATACCATCACCTCCGCATCAGCAGTTAAATATGGTGGTGTTATTGAAAGCTTAGCGCTTGCTATTTTTGGAAATCGTATTGGTGCTACTGTGGAATTGGCAGAGCTTGACAGTAGCTTGACAGCTCAGCTAGGTGGTTTTATCTTTACATCTACTCAAGAGATTGCTGATGCGATTAAAATTGGGGAGACAACTGTTGACTTTACATTAACTGTTAATGGGCAAGTCCTTGGTGGAGAAGTTCTCCTTGCTGCTTTTGAAGATAGATTAGAAGATGTTTACCCAACAACATTTCATCAAAGTCAAGCACTTGAAGAAGTGCCTGTTGTGGTTTCAGATGTAGCGGTTAGGACAAAAGAAATCGTTGAAAAACCACTGGTTTACATCCCAGTATTCCCAGGAACTAATTCAGAATATGATTCAGCTAAAGCCTTTGAACAAGCAGGAGCTGATGTCAATTTAGTACCTTTTGTAACCTTAAATCAAGCAGCTATTGAACAGTCGGTTGATATTATGGTTGATAACATTAAGGAGGCAAATATCATTTTCTTTGCTGGTGGTTTTTCTGCCGCAGATGAGCCAGATGGTTCGGCTAAATTTATCGTCAATATCTTACTTAATGAAAAAGTTCGCTCTGCTATTGACAGCTTTATCGAAAAAGGTGGACTGCTTATTGGTATCTGTAATGGCTTCCAAGCGCTTGTCAAATCGGGTCTTCTCCCTTACGGCAATTTTGCCGAGGCAGGTGACACATCACCAACTCTCTTTTATAATGACGCTAATCAACACGTGGCTAAGATGGTGGAAACACGAATTGCCAATACCAATTCGCCTTGGCTTGCTGGTGTTCATGTCGGAGATGTGCATGCTATTGCGGTATCACATGGTGAGGGTAAATTTATTGTAACACCGGAAGAATTTGCAGTGCTCCGTGACAATGGCCAAATTTTTAGTCAGTATGTGGATGGGAATGGTCAGCCAAGTATGGATTCTAAATACAATCCTAATGGTTCGATGAATGCTATCGAAGGAATTACAAGTAGAAATGGCCAGATCATTGGGAAGATGGGACATTCCGAACGCTGGGAAGATGGTCTTTTTCAAAATATTCCAGGAAATAAAGACCAAAAACTTTTTGAGTCAGCGGTTCGTTATTTTACAGGAAAGTGA